The Megasphaera elsdenii DSM 20460 genome includes the window AAGTAGCTCAGTGGTAGAGCACCACCTTGCCAAGGTGGGGGTCGCGAGTTCGAGCCTCGTTTTCCGCTCCATATATGGCGGCATAGCCAAGCGGTAAGGCAGAGGTCTGCAAAACCTTCATCCCCAGTTCGATTCTGGGTGCCGCCTCCATATTTTCATCTTTCGTCATGCCGAGGTGGCGGAACTGGCAGACGCAACGGACTTAAAATCCGTCGGATAGAGATATCCGTACCGGTTCGATTCCGGTCCCCGGCACCAAAAAAACAACGAGCGTGTAAGCGATGTTGGCCGTGGCCGACGAGTCCCTTGCAAAACAAAGGAGCTGTCTTAGGACAGCTCCTTTTCGCAGTCCAGTTAAATTCACATTCATGGGAAAATGAGTTATAATGAATCATGACAGAATACAAGTATAAAGTATCGGATTTTGAAGGTCCCCTGGACCTGTTGCTCTATCTCATCGAAAAGAACAAAGTCGATATTTATAACATACCGATCGTCGAGATCACGGACCAGTTCAACGCCTACGTCGCAGACATCGACACGTTTGATGTCGATTACGCCAGCAAGTTCTTCGTCATGGCAGCGACGCTCTTACAGATCAAGTCGCGCCTTCTCCTGCCCAAGCAGCCGAAACTGACGGAAGAGGAAGAAGAAGACCCGCAGGAAGCGCTGGTCCGGCAGCTCGTCGAATACAAGAAGATGAAAGCTTTGTCCCAGGCTATGGGACATTTGTGGGACGTCCGCAGCCTGATGCTGGGACGCTTGCCGACGGCCATGCCCTATGAGGCCCGTTTTGCCGGCCACATCGACACAGAGGCCCTCTACCAGGCTTTCCATAAAGTCTGCCAGGCCCTGCCTGAGCCGGAGGCCGTAGAGATCCGGATACAGAAGGAAATCTACAGCGTCGAAGAATGTATGCGCCGCGTCACCTTTGCCCTGCGGCGGAATCAGGGGACGATGACCGTCGAAGGCCTTTTCCGGACCTGCCGGTCCCGGGTCGAACTGGTCGTCACCTTCCTGGCCGTCCTGGAATTGCTGAAGGTCGGTCAATGCGCTACTATTGCTGAAGGAGAGGATGGGAATACCGTTGCCTTACGATACACGCCAAACTGATACCCTAGAGCCGACGGCTCTGCTGGAAGCCCTGCTCTTTCTGAGCGGCGACCCCATGACGGTGACAGCCATCTGTACCCATACGGGCTGGACCCAGGCCGAAACGGAAGAAACAGCCAGTCGCCTGCAGCATCTGCTCAGCAGCCAGCGGCGGGGCCTGGTCCTCATCCGTGTAGCCGGCGGCTATCAACTGGTCACGCGGCCGGACCTCCATGAGGCCCTGCAATGGGTGCGGACAGGGACGACGGAATTGTCTTCCATGGCTTTGGAAGTCCTGTCCATCGTAGCCTTCAAGCAGCCCATTACGCGGGCTGAAATCGAAAAGCTGCGCGGCGTTTCGTCGGAACGGGTCCTGACGTCGCTGGTCCAGCAGGGACTGGTCGTGGAACTGGGGCGCAAGGACAGTCCGGGCCGGCCGATTTTATACGGTACGTCCGCTTATTTTTTAGAATGTATCGGCATGGATTCCCTGGCCGATTTAGCCGGCCACATGCCGGCAGATATTACGGAGGATGCAACTGATGGAAGAACGGTTACAGAAAGTGATGAGTAACTGCGGTGTCGCTTCACGGCGCGCTTCGGAAAAGATGATATTAGAAGGGCGCGTCCGCGTGAACGGCGTCATCGTCCGCGAACTGGGGACGAAAGTCGATCCCGATAAGGACCGCATTGCCGTCGACGGCAAGACCCTGGAAGCGCAGCCGAAGCATTATTACCTGTTCAATAAGCCCAAGGGCGTCATCACGACTTCGAGCGACGACCAGGGGCGGGCGACGGTCATGGATTATTTCAGGAAAGAAAAGGACCGCATCTATGCCGTCGGCCGCCTGGACCAGAACACGGAAGGCCTGCTGATCATGACCAATGATGGCGAACTGGCCAATATCCTCATGCATCCCAGCCGCCTCGTCGACAAGACGTATGAAGTCAAGGTCAAAGGGCGTATTGCCGATTCGGTCCTGCAGCACCTGGCTGACGGCGTCGAACTGAAGGACGGCATGACGGCACCGGCCGATGTCTATTACATCGGCTATGACCCGAAGACCAATCTGACCAGTGTGGAAATCACCATCCACGAAGGCCGCAACCGCCAGGTCCGCCGCATGTTTGAATTTTTCGGTTACCAGGTCCACAACCTGCGCCGTGTCCAGTATGCGTTCCTGACCCTGAGCGGCGTCAAGCGCGGGGCCTATCGCAAGCTGACCCGCGAAGAAGTGGCTGAACTCTATAAATATAAATAAACAGGAGTGCCTATGAAGGAAATACTCGTCATTGGTGCCGGCGCGGCCGGCATCATGGCTGCGCTGGCCGCGGCAGAAGCAGGGGCCAGGGTACATTTATTTGAAAAAAATGATATTGTTGGCAAAAAGCTGGGCATTACCGGCAAGGGCCGCTGCAATCTGACCAATTCCTGCACCATGGCCGATTTCATCGCCCATACGCCGGGACACGGCAAGTTCCTCTACAGCGCTTATGAACAGTTCACCAACCAGGACCTGCTCGACAAGCTGAATGCCTGGGGACTGGCCACCAAGGAAGAACGGGGCGGCCGTATTTTCCCCCAGTCCGACAGTGCCATCGAAGTGCGCAAGCTCTTATACCGCAAGCTATGCCATAAAGGCGTCGACCTCCATCTGAGCGATGCCGTCCACGCCGTCAAGGCCTGGGGCAGCCGCATGGTCGTCAGCGCCGCCTCCGGAAATTATGAAGGCGACGCCTGTATCATCACGACAGGCGGCATGTCCTATCCCGTCACCGGCTCGACGGGCGACGGCTATGACTTTGCCCGCAGCCTGGGCCATAGCGTGACGGAACTGAAGCCGGCCCTCATCCCCTTTACGACGGCTGAAACCTGGCCGCATACCTTGTCGGGGCTGTCCCTGCGCAATGTGGAAGGCTCGCTGTGGAAGCGGGGCAAGAAGATGGCTTCGTATTTCGGAGAAATGCTCTTTACCCATTTCGGCGTATCCGGGCCGATCATCCTCATGCTCAGTATGGCCGCGGCCCATAAGAAGGCCTGCACCTTCCCCATGCAGCTGCGCCTCGACCTCAAGCCGGCCTTGTCAAAGGAAAAGCTCGATGCCCGGCTGCGGCGGGACTTTGAGAAGTACATCCGCAAGGAAGCAGCGAACGCCTTGAAGGATCTCCTGCCACAGCGGCTCATCCCCATCGTCCTCGACCAGGCCGGCATCGCCCGGGACTGTCCGGTCAATCAGATTTCCCGGGAACAGCGGCAGGATCTGGCCGATACTCTCAAGGCCTTGTCTCTGACGGTGACGGGCACGCGTCCTATTGAGGAAGCCATCGTCACGGCCGGCGGCATATCGGTCAAGGAGATCAATCCCAAGACGATGGAGTCGAAACTTGTTCCCCATCTCTATTTTGCCGGAGAAGTCATCGACATCGACGCCTTTACAGGCGGCTATAATCTGCAAGCAGCCTTTTCGACGGGCTTCGTAGCCGGAACGGCGGCTGCTACAAAGGAGTGCATACCATGCGAAAATTAACGGTTGCCATCGATGGGCCGGCCGGAGCCGGGAAAAGCAGTGTCGCCAAGGTCCTGGCCAATCGGGTCCACTATTTGTATATCGATACAGGGGCTATGTACCGCGCCTTTACCTGGGCTGTCCTGGAAAAAGGCATCGACCTTTCGGACGAAAAAGCGGTCCGCGACCTGGTCGATACTATTGATATCCGCCTGGAACCGCAGGCTGATCTGTGCCGCGTCTACGTCGGTTCGACGGAAGTGACCGAAGCCATCCGGACCCAGCGCGTATCTTCTCATGTTTCTGCCGTCGCAGCCCTTGCCGTAGTACGGGAAAAACTGGTAAAATTACAACAGGCCATGGCCCAAGGGGGTGGTGTCATCCTCGACGGCCGCGATATCGGGACAGTCGTCCTGCCCCAGGCGGACCTCAAGATTTTCCTGACGGCTTCTGTCGATTCCCGGGCCCGCCGCCGCTACCTGGAAGTCCAGGCCAAGGGCGGCAGCGAAACGTATGAAGACATCGCTGCCAGCATCGCTGCCCGCGACGATATGGACTCGCACCGGGCCGTGTCGCCGCTGAAGAAGGCCGACGATGCCATCGTCGTCGATAACAGCGACCTCGATTTAGAGCAGACCGCCGACGTCATCCTCGGCCTGATGAAGGAGCGAGGCTGATGCATACCTTTACATACGGCATGATCCGCAAGATTTTCAACCTCGCTACGTATGGCGCCTTGGGCATGGAAGTCATCGGCGAAGAGAATATCCCGGAAAAAGGGCCATTCATCGTCGTCTGCAATCATGCCAGCAATTTTGATCCGCCCCTGCTGGGGACGGCCATGCGCCGTCACTTGATCCATTTCATGGCAAAAGAGGAATTATTCCGCAATCCTCTCATGGGCTGGTTCCTGCGCTATGTCCATACCTTCCCGGTCCATCGCGGTCACATCGACCGCAAAGCCGTCATCGAGTCCTTCCGGGTCTTGAAGAGCGGCGAGGTCCTGGGGATTTTCCCGGAAGGGAAGCGGACGCGGGGCGGCAAAGTCGGTCCTTTCCATGAAGGCTTTGCCGGTATCGCCATCAAGGCCGGCGTCCCGGTCCTGCCGGCGGCGATCGTCAATTCGGAATTTTTGCCGAAAAAGACCGGTCCCGTCCGGGTCATCTTTGGAAAACCCGTGCCGGCACCGGCAGGAAAGGCATCGGATCGCGATTTAGTCAAAGGTTTTTCCGACAAAATCCGCGATATTATCATAGCTATGCAAAATCAGTATAAAGGGGATACTAAATGAAAGTAACTCTCGCTGCGGCCTGTGGCTTTTGTTATGGCGTACGCCGGGCTGTCGAGCTGGCAGGCAAGGCGGAAAAGGGGACTCATACTCTGGGACCCATCATCCACAATCCGCAAGTTGTCGGGCGTTTAGCCGCCCATGGCGTGTCGCCGGTCGACTCGTTGGACGAGGTCGACAAGGGGGCTGTCGTCCTGATCCGCTCCCACGGTGTCGGCCCGGATGTCTATGACCAGGCCGTTCAAAAAGAACTAAAAGTCATAGATGCGACGTGTCCACACGTCAAAAAAGCCCAACAAGACGCTAAAAATATCGTCGAAAAGGGCGAAAATCTCATAATAGTAGGAGAAAAATCCCATCCTGAAGTAATTAGCATTTCACAATGGGGGGCAAATCGTGCTATTATAATAGATAGGGAAGAAGAAGCTGAAAAAATTCCCTTTTGCGATTCTATGGGAGTCGTCGTCCAGACGACGTTCTCTCAAGAGCAATTCAAGCGTATCGCCGCTATCCTGCAACGAAAGACCAATCATCTCGATGTGCATATGACCATATGCACGGCGACGCAGCAGCGTCAGCAGGCAGCGATAGAACTGGCAGGCCATGTGGACGCCATGATCGTCATTGGCGGAAAGAACAGCGCCAACACAGGCCGCCTCGCGCAGGTATGCCGTGAACAGGATTGCCCGACATACCACATCGAAACAGCAGCCGAATTGGATACGGCCTGGTTCCGTGGTATGAATCATATAGGCATTACAGCCGGCGCTTCCACGCCGGATTGGATAATACAGGAGGTTGTTAAGATTATGGAAAATTTGCAAGCTGAAGGCACAGAAGTAATGAGTGAAGAATTGTTGGACAAGTATGACTATGAAGAAAATCCAAAGAAAGGTGACGTGGTCAAAGGCACGGTTATTTCTGTGAATGATGATGCTGCCTATGTTTCCATCGGTACGAAAGCAGAAGCAATCCTGCCGAAAAAGGAAATGGCTGTTCCCGCTCCGGAAAAAGCAAGTGACTTTGTCAAAGTCGGCGACGAACTGACTGTCGAAATCGCCAACAACATTAAAGAAGAAGGAGCTATCGTCGTTTCCCTCGTCAAGATGAAAAAAGTCGAAGACTGGAAAGAAGTCCGCGAAGCTTTTGAAAACGACCAGCTCGTCGAATGTACAGGTAAAGAAACGAACAAGGCTGGCCTTGTCGTTTCCATCAAATCCCTGCGTGGTTTCATTCCCCTTTCCCAGGGCGATATCAAATTCGTTAAATCTTTGGACTATCTCGTAGGCCAGACCTTCCAGGTCAAAGTCATCGACATCGACGAACACAAGAACCGCCTCGTCCTTTCCCGCAAAGCTGTTCTTGAAGCAGAACGCGAAGCAAAACGCGAAGAAGCCCTCAAGCACATCGAAGAAGGCGCTGTCCTCGAAGGCACTGTCGTTAAGATCATGCCCTACGGTGCATTCATCGACCTCGGCGGCGTAGAAGGCCTGCTCCACATTTCCGACATTTCCTGGAAACGCATCAGCTCTGTCGATGCCGTTCTCCATACGGGTGAAAAACTCCAGGTCCTCGTTCAGAAATTCGACCAGGAACGGAACCGCATTTCCTTGTCCTTGAAAGCTCTCCAGAAGAACCCCTGGATCGCTGCTATCGAAAAATTTGAAGTCGGCGATATCGTCAAAGGCGAAGTCAAGAAGCTCCTGCCCTTCGGCGCTATCCTGGCCATCGATCCGGAATTGCAGGGCCTGCTCCACATTTCCGAATTGACGGAAAAACGCGGCGTCGCTGTCAAAGACCTGGTCAACATCGGTGATGTCATGAACGTCAAGATCATCGGCATCGATACGGATAAGAAAAAGATTTCTCTCAGCGTCTTGGCCATTCAGAAAGATGAAGAAGAACAGGAAGTTCGCAACTACCTCGATAACCAGGATAAAGAAGAAGAAAACAACTAAGGTTTCACAAAAAGGGGATAGCCGGGCTGTACCGGTTATCCTTTTTTCGTCTATAGAAAGGATTCTGCCATGTACAAACCCCTAGTCGCTGTCGTCGGGCGCCCGAACGTCGGTAAATCGACGCTTTTCAATGCCATCGTCAAGAAGCGCATTTCTATCGTCGAAGACATCCCCGGCGTAACACGCGACCGCATTTATTTCGACGCCGAATGGCTCGGCCAGGAATTTACCATGATCGATACGGGCGGCATCGAATTTGTCGATTCGGATAACCATATCTTCACCAGCATGCGGTATCAGGCTGAACTGGCCATCCGCGAAGCCGACGTCATCCTCTACGTTGTCGACGGCAAAGTCGGCGTCCAGCCTCAGGATGAAGAAATTGCCCACATCCTCCGCTCGTGCGGCAAGCCGGTCATCCTGGTTGTCAACAAGATCGACAGCGTCGAACAAGAAATGAATATCTACGAATTTTACAGCCTCGGCTTAGGCGACCCGATCGGCGTCTCCGCCGTCAACCTGATGAACCTCGGCGACCTCCTCGATGAAGTCCTGAAGTATATCAAGAAAGTCCCGGCTATAGACGATGACGATGAAGCTATCCACATCGCCCTCGTCGGCCGGCCGAATGTCGGCAAGTCGTCCCTGACCAATGCTCTCTTAGGGCAGGACCGGGTCATCGTCAGCAACGTCCCCGGGACGACGCGCGATTCCATCGACACCCACTGGTCCTATGAAGGGACGGATTTCGTCCTCATCGATACGGCCGGCATGCGCCGTAAAGCCAAGATCGACTTGCCTGTCGAACGCTACAGCGTCGTCCGGGCCCTGCGCGCCGTCGACCGGTCGGACATCGCCGTCCTGGTCATCGATGCTACAGAAGGCGTGACCGAACAGGATACGAAGATCGCCGGCTACGTCCATGAAGCGGGCAAGGGCTGCATCATCGTCGTCAACAAATGGGACCTCATCGAAAAGGATAGCAAGACGAGCCATAAATTCGAAGAAGATATCCGCCGCGAACTGGCCTTCCTCCAGTATGCGCCTATCCTCTTCGCCTCGGCCCTGACCAAGCAGCGCATCAACCGCCTGGCCGATATGGTCAAGTTCGTATCGGAACAGCAGCACATGCGCGTGTCGACGAGTGTCCTCAATGAACTCATCGAAGATGCTCAGCTGACTAATCCGCCGCCGGCCAAGGGCGGCAAGCTGCTCAAGATTTACTACATGACCCAGGCTTCGGTCCAGCCGCCGACGTTCATCCTCTTCGTCAATGAACCGCAGCTCATGCATTTTTCGTACCTGCGCTTCCTGGAAAACCGCCTGCGTGAAACCTTCGGCTTCGAAGGGACGCCGATCCGGCTCATCCTGCGCGGGAAAAAGGACGGTGAAAGCTTATGATGCTCGGCATCCTCTGCTTGGTGCTGGCCTATATCGCCGGGTCTTTCCCGAGCGGCCTGGTCATCGGCAAGACCTTGTATCATACGGACCCCAGGGAATACGGCAGCCATAATACGGGGGCGACCAATGCCTACCGCGTCTTCGGTGCCGCCGGCGGCCTGCTGGTCCTCATCTGCGATGTCGCCAAGGGGATGCTCGGCGTCTACCTCGGCCAGGTCGCCAGCCAGATGGGCCTTGGCAGTGCAGACACGCAGATTTACTTCATGATTGCCGGCGGCCTGCTGGCCATCATCGGCCATTCATGTTCGATTTTCCTCAAGTTCAAAGGCGGTAAGGGCGTCGCCACCGGCCTGGGCATCATCTTGTTCCTGGCTCCGTGGGAAACGCTCATCGTCTTCTGCGTCTGGGCTGTCATCGTCGCCTTGACGCGCATCGTCTCCCTCGGTTCCATCGTAGCGGCCATCTTGGTCCCCATTACCATGTACTTTTTCAACGAACCCCTGCCGCTGACGATTTTCGGCCTGCTGGCAGCTCTGCTGGTCGTCGTGCGCCATAAAGATAATATCATCCGCCTCCTGCACGGCAAGGAACTGAAGGTCGAACGAATTAAGAAAAAATAGATTGATATGTACTAAAAAACGTGTATAATTAATTATGTACGAGCAGGTGATCCTATGAGAATCATATCTGGCAGTGCCAGAGGGCGGGTCCTGAAGTCCCCGAAGGGCATGCTGACCCGGCCGACACTGGACCGTACACGGGAAAGTCTTTTCAACATCCTGGAAAGCAGCGGCGGCCTGCGTGGTGCCGCTGTCCTCGATATCTTTGCCGGTACGGGTGCCTTGGGGCTGGAAGCGCTGAGCCGCGGTGCGGCGTCGGCCGTCTTTATCGACCACTACACACAGCAGCTCATCCGTCAGAATGCAGCCCTCTGCGGCTTTGCAGACTGCGTCGAAGTGCTGCGCCTTAATTCGGCGAAAGCCCTGGCACGGCTGCAGGGGCGCAAATTTGATTACATCTTTGCGGACCCGCCGTATAATAAAAATTTGGTGAACGATACAATCGCGTTGATAGGTGAATACGATTTGCTGGCTCCGGGAGGACTGATCCTGATGGAATACAGCCGGAACGAAGGTATAACGGAGAGCCCATTGTATGAGGTCATCAGAGAAAAATCCTATGGGAAAGACACGCGGATCGCTTTTATCCGCCGTCGTCAGGAAGGAGTCTAAAAAGTGCGAATCGGTATTTGTCCCGGCAGTTTTGATCCTGTCACCAATGGACACATTGACATTTTTGAACGGGGGAGCCAGCTTGTCGACAAGCTCATCGTCGCTGTCTTTGAGAATCCGTCGAAGAAACCCTTGTTCTCGATGGCAGAGCGGGAGGAAATGTTGCGGGAAACGACGAAACACATCCCGAACATCGAAGTCGTCAGCTTCCATGGCCTGCTCAACCAATATGCCATCGAACACGGTGCGACTATCATCATCCGCGGCCTGCGGGCCCTGAGCGATTTTGAATACGAATTCCAGCGGGCCCTGCTCATGAAGAAGGTAGAACCGCGTATCGAAACGGTATTTATCATGACGAGTACCCAGTATTCCTATATCAGCTCGACGGGTATCCGTGAACTGGCCTGCTTCGGCGGCAAGCTCGATGACATGGTTCCCGATTATGTCGAAAAGAAACTGAAAGAGAAGTTTGCAGACAAGTACAATGCTTAGGAGTGGAGAATACATGAATTCGGATAAACTGTTAGAAGATTTGGAAAGCTTGGTAATGAATGCATCGAAGATGCCCTTTTCCAATAAAAAGATGGTCGAAGAAGAAGAAATCCTTCAGATCATCGATGACTTGAAAGAATCCATGCCGGCCGAATTGGAACAGGCCAAGAAGGTTTTGGCTGAAAAAGATAAGATTATTTCCGATGCCCAGCATCATGCCGAAAGCATGGTCGCCCAGGCCAAGGATTATATTGCCAAATTGACAGAAGAAAGTGAACTGGTCCGCCAGGCACAGGAACATGCCAACCAGATCATCCAGAACGCCAACGATTCGTCGGAACAGCTGAAGAACAGCTCCATTACCTATGCCGGCGATGTCCTTAAATACGTTGAATCGACATTGGAAAAGACCTTGTCCAGCATTCAGCAGAACCGCGAAAGCCTGCTCAAGAACAACGGACACCAGGATGACAAGCCGGATCAGCAGTAACCATGGCTTATACGAGAGGGACTGTCGCATGAAAGCTTTGACTATCATGCGAGGTCCCTTTTTTTATCCGCACGGCGGGTAGATAGGAGGAACTATGAACGAAATTACGTCCCGCGACAACCAGTGGGTCAAGATGGCCTGTTCCCTGAAGCAAAAGAAAGGCCGTCAGGCCCATCAGCGCGTCTTTGTCGAAGGCCTGCGGGTCATCGCCGACGCGGCGGCCATGAACATTCCCGATGCCATCTGCTTCGTCTCGGAAAAGGGGCGGGGCCTGGATGGATTTGAAGCCCTCTATGCCAAAGGCATCGAACTGGGCTGGACGTTTTATGCCGTCACCGACAGCGTCTATGATAAACTGAAAGACACGAAGACGCCGCAGGGACTGGCGGCCATGCTGCCTTTCTTTGCCTATACTTTCGACAGCCTGCCGGCCATTGCGCCGGAAAAAGCCGTCCTTTACCTGCGTTCCATCCAGGATCCGGGC containing:
- the cmk gene encoding (d)CMP kinase, which encodes MRKLTVAIDGPAGAGKSSVAKVLANRVHYLYIDTGAMYRAFTWAVLEKGIDLSDEKAVRDLVDTIDIRLEPQADLCRVYVGSTEVTEAIRTQRVSSHVSAVAALAVVREKLVKLQQAMAQGGGVILDGRDIGTVVLPQADLKIFLTASVDSRARRRYLEVQAKGGSETYEDIAASIAARDDMDSHRAVSPLKKADDAIVVDNSDLDLEQTADVILGLMKERG
- a CDS encoding lysophospholipid acyltransferase family protein, coding for MHTFTYGMIRKIFNLATYGALGMEVIGEENIPEKGPFIVVCNHASNFDPPLLGTAMRRHLIHFMAKEELFRNPLMGWFLRYVHTFPVHRGHIDRKAVIESFRVLKSGEVLGIFPEGKRTRGGKVGPFHEGFAGIAIKAGVPVLPAAIVNSEFLPKKTGPVRVIFGKPVPAPAGKASDRDLVKGFSDKIRDIIIAMQNQYKGDTK
- a CDS encoding pseudouridine synthase, with protein sequence MEERLQKVMSNCGVASRRASEKMILEGRVRVNGVIVRELGTKVDPDKDRIAVDGKTLEAQPKHYYLFNKPKGVITTSSDDQGRATVMDYFRKEKDRIYAVGRLDQNTEGLLIMTNDGELANILMHPSRLVDKTYEVKVKGRIADSVLQHLADGVELKDGMTAPADVYYIGYDPKTNLTSVEITIHEGRNRQVRRMFEFFGYQVHNLRRVQYAFLTLSGVKRGAYRKLTREEVAELYKYK
- a CDS encoding segregation and condensation protein A, with the protein product MTEYKYKVSDFEGPLDLLLYLIEKNKVDIYNIPIVEITDQFNAYVADIDTFDVDYASKFFVMAATLLQIKSRLLLPKQPKLTEEEEEDPQEALVRQLVEYKKMKALSQAMGHLWDVRSLMLGRLPTAMPYEARFAGHIDTEALYQAFHKVCQALPEPEAVEIRIQKEIYSVEECMRRVTFALRRNQGTMTVEGLFRTCRSRVELVVTFLAVLELLKVGQCATIAEGEDGNTVALRYTPN
- the der gene encoding ribosome biogenesis GTPase Der encodes the protein MYKPLVAVVGRPNVGKSTLFNAIVKKRISIVEDIPGVTRDRIYFDAEWLGQEFTMIDTGGIEFVDSDNHIFTSMRYQAELAIREADVILYVVDGKVGVQPQDEEIAHILRSCGKPVILVVNKIDSVEQEMNIYEFYSLGLGDPIGVSAVNLMNLGDLLDEVLKYIKKVPAIDDDDEAIHIALVGRPNVGKSSLTNALLGQDRVIVSNVPGTTRDSIDTHWSYEGTDFVLIDTAGMRRKAKIDLPVERYSVVRALRAVDRSDIAVLVIDATEGVTEQDTKIAGYVHEAGKGCIIVVNKWDLIEKDSKTSHKFEEDIRRELAFLQYAPILFASALTKQRINRLADMVKFVSEQQHMRVSTSVLNELIEDAQLTNPPPAKGGKLLKIYYMTQASVQPPTFILFVNEPQLMHFSYLRFLENRLRETFGFEGTPIRLILRGKKDGESL
- a CDS encoding ATP synthase subunit B family protein, producing MNSDKLLEDLESLVMNASKMPFSNKKMVEEEEILQIIDDLKESMPAELEQAKKVLAEKDKIISDAQHHAESMVAQAKDYIAKLTEESELVRQAQEHANQIIQNANDSSEQLKNSSITYAGDVLKYVESTLEKTLSSIQQNRESLLKNNGHQDDKPDQQ
- a CDS encoding BaiN/RdsA family NAD(P)/FAD-dependent oxidoreductase, with product MKEILVIGAGAAGIMAALAAAEAGARVHLFEKNDIVGKKLGITGKGRCNLTNSCTMADFIAHTPGHGKFLYSAYEQFTNQDLLDKLNAWGLATKEERGGRIFPQSDSAIEVRKLLYRKLCHKGVDLHLSDAVHAVKAWGSRMVVSAASGNYEGDACIITTGGMSYPVTGSTGDGYDFARSLGHSVTELKPALIPFTTAETWPHTLSGLSLRNVEGSLWKRGKKMASYFGEMLFTHFGVSGPIILMLSMAAAHKKACTFPMQLRLDLKPALSKEKLDARLRRDFEKYIRKEAANALKDLLPQRLIPIVLDQAGIARDCPVNQISREQRQDLADTLKALSLTVTGTRPIEEAIVTAGGISVKEINPKTMESKLVPHLYFAGEVIDIDAFTGGYNLQAAFSTGFVAGTAAATKECIPCEN
- the scpB gene encoding SMC-Scp complex subunit ScpB — encoded protein: MPYDTRQTDTLEPTALLEALLFLSGDPMTVTAICTHTGWTQAETEETASRLQHLLSSQRRGLVLIRVAGGYQLVTRPDLHEALQWVRTGTTELSSMALEVLSIVAFKQPITRAEIEKLRGVSSERVLTSLVQQGLVVELGRKDSPGRPILYGTSAYFLECIGMDSLADLAGHMPADITEDATDGRTVTESDE
- a CDS encoding bifunctional 4-hydroxy-3-methylbut-2-enyl diphosphate reductase/30S ribosomal protein S1; translated protein: MKVTLAAACGFCYGVRRAVELAGKAEKGTHTLGPIIHNPQVVGRLAAHGVSPVDSLDEVDKGAVVLIRSHGVGPDVYDQAVQKELKVIDATCPHVKKAQQDAKNIVEKGENLIIVGEKSHPEVISISQWGANRAIIIDREEEAEKIPFCDSMGVVVQTTFSQEQFKRIAAILQRKTNHLDVHMTICTATQQRQQAAIELAGHVDAMIVIGGKNSANTGRLAQVCREQDCPTYHIETAAELDTAWFRGMNHIGITAGASTPDWIIQEVVKIMENLQAEGTEVMSEELLDKYDYEENPKKGDVVKGTVISVNDDAAYVSIGTKAEAILPKKEMAVPAPEKASDFVKVGDELTVEIANNIKEEGAIVVSLVKMKKVEDWKEVREAFENDQLVECTGKETNKAGLVVSIKSLRGFIPLSQGDIKFVKSLDYLVGQTFQVKVIDIDEHKNRLVLSRKAVLEAEREAKREEALKHIEEGAVLEGTVVKIMPYGAFIDLGGVEGLLHISDISWKRISSVDAVLHTGEKLQVLVQKFDQERNRISLSLKALQKNPWIAAIEKFEVGDIVKGEVKKLLPFGAILAIDPELQGLLHISELTEKRGVAVKDLVNIGDVMNVKIIGIDTDKKKISLSVLAIQKDEEEQEVRNYLDNQDKEEENN
- the coaD gene encoding pantetheine-phosphate adenylyltransferase; translation: MRIGICPGSFDPVTNGHIDIFERGSQLVDKLIVAVFENPSKKPLFSMAEREEMLRETTKHIPNIEVVSFHGLLNQYAIEHGATIIIRGLRALSDFEYEFQRALLMKKVEPRIETVFIMTSTQYSYISSTGIRELACFGGKLDDMVPDYVEKKLKEKFADKYNA
- the plsY gene encoding glycerol-3-phosphate 1-O-acyltransferase PlsY yields the protein MMLGILCLVLAYIAGSFPSGLVIGKTLYHTDPREYGSHNTGATNAYRVFGAAGGLLVLICDVAKGMLGVYLGQVASQMGLGSADTQIYFMIAGGLLAIIGHSCSIFLKFKGGKGVATGLGIILFLAPWETLIVFCVWAVIVALTRIVSLGSIVAAILVPITMYFFNEPLPLTIFGLLAALLVVVRHKDNIIRLLHGKELKVERIKKK
- the rsmD gene encoding 16S rRNA (guanine(966)-N(2))-methyltransferase RsmD — translated: MRIISGSARGRVLKSPKGMLTRPTLDRTRESLFNILESSGGLRGAAVLDIFAGTGALGLEALSRGAASAVFIDHYTQQLIRQNAALCGFADCVEVLRLNSAKALARLQGRKFDYIFADPPYNKNLVNDTIALIGEYDLLAPGGLILMEYSRNEGITESPLYEVIREKSYGKDTRIAFIRRRQEGV